In a single window of the Zea mays cultivar B73 chromosome 5, Zm-B73-REFERENCE-NAM-5.0, whole genome shotgun sequence genome:
- the LOC103626058 gene encoding uncharacterized protein, translating into MERRHGFFAALREEVARGLSPARARRKPDATDLAAALSFTGVAGAGEMLAPLMEGPDPEPSDDGDGSGRRGAARGRKEGWGHWVRVQFARAPSSAVALRSDIRMLLGVMAAPLAPVRVCAAEPLPHLSVKDTPIETSSAQYILQQYLAASGGHKLLASLRSTYAMGKVRMVATEFETAGRLTKNRSAGRGGEPGRFVLWQMAPEMWYIELAVRGSKVHAGCNGKLVWRHTPWLGAHSAKGPVRPLRRALQGLDPLTAASMFARARCIGERKVNGEDCFILKLSTDPEILKARSEGHAEIIRHVTFGYFSQRTGLLVHIEDSHLTRIQSAAGGDAVYWETTISSSMEDYRPVDGIVVAHSGRSAVTLFRFGEVAMSHTKTRMEEVWSIEEVAFNVPGLSMDCFIPPTDIKSGSVGEAMELAHGERSRAGPPPPPPGCRAKVAALGKAEEGKVAWGGGTVLENQN; encoded by the exons ATGGAAAGGCGGCACGGCTTCTTCGCGGCGCTGCGGGAGGAGGTGGCGCGCGGGCTGTCGCCGGCGCGGGCGCGCCGCAAGCCGGACGCCACGGACCTGGCCGCCGCGCTCAGCTTCACCGGAGTGGCAGGCGCCGGCGAGATGCTGGCGCCGCTCATGGAGGGGCCCGATCCGGAGCCCAGCGACGACGGGGACGGCAGCGGCCGCCGAGGTGCCGCGCGCGGGAGGAAGGAAGGCTGGGGCCACTGGGTGCGCGTGCAGTTCGCGCGGGCCCCGTCCTCGGCGGTCGCGCTGCGCAGCGACATCAGGATGCTCCTCGGCGTTATGGCTGCGCCGCTCGCGCCGGTCCGCGTCTGCGCCGCCGAGCCACTCCCGCACCTCAGCGTCAAGGACACTCCCATC GAAACCTCGTCCGCGCAGTACATCCTGCAGCAGTACCTCGCGGCTTCCGGAGGGCACAAGCTCCTGGCCTCCCTGCGCAGCACCTACGCCATGGGCAAGGTACGCATGGTGGCCACCGAGTTCGAGACCGCCGGCCGTCTCACTAAGAACCGCAGCGCTGGACGCGGCGGCGAGCCTGGCCGCTTCGTGCTGTGGCAGATGGCCCCTGAGATGTGGTACATCGAGCTGGCTGTCCGCGGGAGCAAGGTGCACGCGGGATGCAACGGCAAGCTCGTGTGGCGGCACACACCATGGCTCGGTGCCCATTCTGCCAAGGGCCCTGTTCGTCCGCTTCGCCGTGCCCTTCAG GGCCTGGATCCGCTGACGGCGGCAAGCATGTTTGCTCGTGCGCGGTGCATCGGCGAGAGGAAGGTGAACGGGGAGGATTGCTTCATCCTGAAGCTGAGCACGGATCCTGAGATCCTCAAGGCACGCAGCGAGGGCCATGCAGAGATTATCAGGCACGTCACGTTCGGGTACTTCAGCCAGAGGACTGGTCTTCTTGTCCACATTGAGGATTCACATCTGACCCGAATTCAGTCGGCCGCGGGAGGGGACGCGGTCTACTGGGAGACCACCATCAGCTCGTCCATGGAGGACTACCGCCCAGTGGACGGTATAGTGGTGGCGCATTCTGGGCGCTCGGCCGTGACCCTGTTCCGGTTTGGTGAGGTTGCCATGAGCCACACCAAGACCCGGATGGAGGAGGTGTGGAGCATTGAAGAGGTAGCATTCAACGTTCCTGGGCTGTCCATGGACTGTTTCATCCCGCCCACCGACATCAAGTCTGGATCTGTTGGCGaggccatggagcttgctcatggCGAGAGAAGCCGGGCcggtcctcctccccctcccccaggCTGCCGCGCTAAAGTTGCCGCGCTGGGGAAGGCAGAAGAAGGTAAAGTGGCATGGGGCGGTGGAACCGTACTCGAGAATCAAAACTGA